DNA from Mycobacterium bourgelatii:
CGCCCGCAAAGCCAAGCTGTTCGCCAGCGTCGTCGACGACGGCAACGCATTCGGCTCCAACCTGACCGCCGACGACATCCGCGGACTGGTCGCCTGAGGTGGACTTGCGTCACCGCCCAGGGGCTTTGTCGCTGAAAAGTCGCTCCAAGCCGGGCATCTCGCAGGGTGCTCCCCAGCCGTGACTGCTGTGGCGCGTGTGACGACACCCGCCAGACGTCGCCCGCCTAGCACGCCGAACGTGCGGCGTATGGCCCAAAACGGTTGGGAATAGGTACATTTCCCTCACCTTCGACGGGCCTTCCCGCCCAACCCACACCCCGGTAGAGTTCAAACGTGGACTGCCCGTCGCTAAACGTAAACCCGTCGCCATGACAGCCGAATTGAAAACACGCTGCTGCATCGCCGGTGGCGGGCCTGCGGGCATGATGCTCGGCTACCTACTGGCCCGTGCCGGGATCGATGTCATCGTGCTGGAAAAGCACGGTGACTTCCTACGGGATTTCCGTGGTGACACCATCCATCCGTCCACCCTCGAGGTGATGAACGAACTCGGACTCTACGAGGGGCTACTCCAACGACCGCATCACCCGACACCAACGATCAGCGCCAATTTCGGTGATTTCAAAGTAACAATGGCCGATTTCCGCCACCTGCCGGTGCGCGGAAGGTTCATCGCCATGATGCCGCAATGGGACTTTCTAAATTTCATCGCCGACGAGGCACAACATTATTCGACCTTCCGGCTCATGCTGACGGCGGAGGTCAACAACCTGATCGAGGAAGACGGCCGCATCGCCGGCGTCATCGTCGACACCCCCACTGGGGAGACGAAGATCTTCAGCGACCTCGTAATCGGCTGTGACGGCAGATCCTCCACCGTCCGCGCAAAAGCAGGCCTGGACATCGTGAACCTTGGTGCGCCGATGGACGTTCTCTGGTTCCGTATCCCGCGCATACCAAGCGATCCGGACGAATCGATGGGGAGCTTCGGCCAGGGCGTCATCATGGTGATGATCAACCGCGGCGACTACTGGCAATGCGGCTACGTCATCGCCAAGGACTCCCTGGAACAGGCGCGCATGCACGGAATTGACTTCTTTCGCAGCCAGATAGCGAAGCTGGCACCGTTCCTCGCAGATCGCGCGGACGAGCTTGCCGACTTAGACGATCTGGCGTTGTTAACCGTCAAGGTCGACCGCCTCAAGAAATGGCATCGACCCGGCTTGCTTTGCATCGGCGATGCCGCCCACGCCATGTCGCCCATCGGCGGAGTGGGTATCAACCTTGCGATCCAGGACGCAGTGGCCGCGGCCAATCTCCTGATCCCGCCGTTGCGTCGCGGCCAGGTAACCGCCGCCGACCTGCATCGCGTCCAGAAGCGGCGTGAACTGCCCACCCGCGTCACCCAAGCGGCGCAGGTCTTCATCCAAAAGAACGTCATCACCGCCGTGTTGAGTGGTCCAGCACAGCTCAGGCCGCCGCGGGCGGTGCAGCTGGTTGCCCGCTGGCCCCGGCTCGCGCGCATCCCCGCCCGCATGGTCGGCATGGGTGTGCGGCCAGAGCATCCCGACCTGACCCTGATCGATGCATCATGACCGCGTCGAAACGTCCCGGTCACCTACACGCCGGCGGCGCCTTGCACACGAGACCAGGAGTCCAGAGACCCTTACCGACCCCCGACGGCCAGCTATAAAGTGAATCGCTGCCCACTAGCCAAAAGGGGTAGGAAAGGGGACGTCCGATGAGCGACGCAGCGACGCGATTCGCCGAAATCGTCGGAAGCAATAACTTGCTCACCGGCGACGCCATCCCTGAGGACTACGGACATGACGAGGAGCTGGCCCTCCCGCCGCAGTTGCCGGCCTACGTCGCCAAGCCGGCAACCGCGCAAGAGGTCGCCGACCTGCTGAAATCCGCCACCGAATTCGCCGTCCCGGTGACGGCCCGAGGATCGGGCTGTGGCCTGTCCGGGGCAGCGCGCCCCCTCCCAAACGGCCTGCTGATCTCCTTCGAACGGATGAACAAGGTCGTCGAGGTCGACACCGAAAACCAGGTCGCCGTGGTCCAGCCCGGCGTGACGCTGACCGAACTCGACGCCGCGACCATCGACCACGGGCTCGGCTACATGGTCCACCCGGGCGAGCTGTCCTCCAGCGTCGGCGGCAACGTCGGAACCAACGCCGGCGGCATGCGCGCGGTCAAGTACGGCATAGCCCGGCACAACGTGCTCGGCCTGGAGGCGGTGCTGCCGACCGGCGAGATCATCCGCACCGGCGGCAAGATCGCCAAGGTCTCCACCGGCTATGACCTGACCCAGCTGATCGTCGGCTCGGAAGGCACCCTGGCCCTTGCCACCGAGGTGATCGTGAAGCTGCATCCGCGCCTGGAACACCAAGCCAGCGTGCTTGCCCCGTTCGTCGACTTCGACCAGGTCATGGAGGCGGTGCCAAAGGTGCTCGCCAGCGGCATCGCGCCCTACAACGTGGAATACATCGACAACATGACGATGGCGGCGCTCATCGCCACCCAGAATCTGGAGTTGGGCATTCCCGACAGCATCCGCGACAGCTGCCAAGCGTATTTGCTTGTGGCGGTGGAGGACCGCACCAGCGATCGACTGATGGAGGACGTCGAGGCCGTTGGTGAGATGCTTGCCGAACTGGGCGCGGCCGACGCCTACGTGTTGGAAGGGGGCGCGGCGCGAAAGCTGATCGAGGCACGGGAGAAAGCGTTCTGGGCCGCAAAGGCTTTGGGCGCCAACGACATCATCGATACCGTCGTCCCCCGTGCATCGATGCCGAAGTTCCTGTCCACCGCGCGGAGTCTCGCAGCAACCGCGGGCGGCGGCGCGATCGGTTGCGGGCACGCCGGCGACGGCAACGTCCACATGGCAATCGTGTGCCCAGACGACGCGAAGCGAAAGCAGCTCATGACCGACATCTTCGCGCTCGCAATGGAATTGGGTGGCGCAATCTCCGGCGAGCACGGCATTGGCCGCGCCAAGACACCGTACTACCTCAAGCTGGAGGATCCGGCCAAGATTGCGCTCATGCGTCGGATCAAGGAGAGCTTCGACCCGGCGGGCATCCTCAACCCCGGCGTGATCTTCGCAGACGGCTGAGCGCGTTTGGCGCGAATCGCGGCTCCCGGACGGCGCTGGGTGGACGACGACGGACCTAGTTCGCGGTGGCGTATTGCAGCACCGGTTCCGCCGAATCGACATGGCTACCACTGAGAATCGTGAGTTGCTGCGGACGCACCTCATAGCGGACGCCGTTGGCCGGATTGGTGACGTCGAATCCACCGTCGATGCGCACCGCATTGGCCAGCTCGATGTTGGCGCCATCACGGATCCGCTCACCCCGGTAGTAGTAACTCCCAGTGCCGGCTTGGCATATCACCAAGAGTGACTGGGCCGTTCGCACCACCATCGCGGGAGGATTCCCGGGATCGCACCGGGCGGAGTGCCCAATGAAGCCAAGCCCGTCGGCGCCATCCACCGGACGTGACAGCGACGGCGTCGCCGTCGTCGGCTGCGGCGGCGCCTCCGCCGCTGGGGTCGACCTGGAGAAGGTGCTGCGGATGACCAGGATGGCACCTAGGATCGCCGCGAGCACCAACATGGTCGCGGCCACGCCACCGACGATGACCGTCGTACGCCCGTAACCCGGTCTCCGGGAAGCGCTTTGAGGCGCAGGCATCGCTGGCGGATACGGGCTGAAGCCGGTGTTATCCGGGTTTTCGTATCTCGTCGAGAAGGGCCGGGTTTGCGACGGCCGACTCACCGGGGCCGGGGAATCCACACCCAGCGCATCGGAGGCCGCGCTGGCCAGTTCACCCGCGGACGCGAACCTCGCATCGGGCCGCTTGGCCATACCGATGGCAATGACGTCGTCGAACGCCGTGTTGATCCCCCTGCGCATGATGCTTGGCCGCGGCGGCGGCGACATCAGGTGCGCGGTCATCAGCTGCGGGGCCTCCGTACCCGGGAAGGGCGGCTCGCCGGTGAGGCACTCGTAAAGCACGCAGGCCAGCGAATAGACGTCGGCCTGCGGCCCGATCGGTACCTTGTCGAACCGCTCGGGTGCCATGTAGGCACACGACCCGAGCAACGACCCGCTCGCCGTCACACTGGGATCGTTGCCGGCGCGGGCGATGCCGAAATCGACCAGATAGGCGAAGTCCTCGGCGGTCAGCAGCACGTTTTCGGGCTTGACGTCGCGGTGCACCAGTCCGTCGGCGTGCGCGGCATCGAGCGCGGATGCCACCTGGTTGATGATCGACACCGCCCGGGCGGGCTCGAGCGCGCCGCGTGCACGCAGCAGGTCTTTCAGGCTGCCGCCGTTGACCAGGCGCATGTCGATGAACAGCACCCCGTCGATCTGGCCGAAATCGTGCACCGGGATGACATGCGGTTCCTGTAGTCGCGCCGCCCGCTCAGACTCCCAGCGGAATCGTTGCTGGAATGACGGGTCCGCGGCGAACTCGGACCGCAGCAGCTTGAGCGCGACCATCCGGCCCTTGCGGGTGTCGTATGCCTGGTAGACCTCGCCCATTCCGCCCACGCCGAGCAGTGACCGCAGTTCGTACGGACCGAACCGGGTGCCAACGCGGGCGCCGCCCTGCGGCCTAGACATCGATCACGCCATCCGGAACCTACTCGGCGACTTGGCAATTGGTGCCACAACGGTCACCATGGCTAAGCACGCCCCACTAGCTTGTCGACGTCGACCACTTCCCCGCGGTTGATGCTCACCCAATCCCGCCCATCCAGATATGGGCGCAGGCTCCGGCCGATCAACTCGGCATCAGCCGCCGACTTCGGCCGCTGCAACTCGTACACATGCGGCAGTTCGGCCATACCGGTGACGACGTCCCACAGCCTCAACGACGCCGCCCCGGTGGGCGGGTCCACCAGCACCGGCCCGAACAGGCACTGCCCATCCAAGAACAACGTCGGCACCCCGAACCCGCCCGCATCGACGACCCGCTGATGCTCGGCACGCACTTCGTCGTGCGTCGTCGAATCGGCCAGGGCCGCGTCGAGAACCCCTGGGTCCGAGCCGATCTCGCCCAGCAACCGGCGCGCCACCTCCGGGTCGTGCGGTTTGCCGCCAAGACCGTGCAGCTCATGTCCGATCGCGCTATACCACTTGTCCAGCAACGACATATCCGTCCGGCGCAATAGCGCGCCGATGCGCATCAGCGACCACCCGTAGGACCAGTCTCGCTCCCACGGGTGCTTCTTGCCCTCGACCCGGTTGACCTCTTCCAGGCTGAAGAACCGCCAGTTGATGGTGATTCCCAGTTGCTCACGCACGTCGCGTATCCAGATGGACGTCTGATATGCGAAGGGGCACATGGGATCAAAGTGGAAATCCACCTCGCTCGTCATGAGCGGACTCCTCTCCCGCGAGTGTTCATTCTGACCTTACGCACTACCTGCGACAGTAGTGCGGCGTTTCCGACCGTGTGCGCCCGCACGGTCGGGTAGCTTCATTTCGTGTTTGGCATCATCCGGCCCTGCCGTCATCGCCTCGGCAGCGAACTCACCGCGGCTTGGCGAGCGCAGTTGTGCGGACTGTGCCTGGCTTTGCGCGACGACTACGGACAGGCCGCGCGGATCGCCACCAACTACGACGGCATGGTGGTCTCCCTGCTCGTCGAAGCCCAGTCGACGGCGAAACCGACGCGTCGCACCGCCGGACCGTGCCCGTTGCGCGGCATG
Protein-coding regions in this window:
- a CDS encoding FAD-dependent oxidoreductase: MTAELKTRCCIAGGGPAGMMLGYLLARAGIDVIVLEKHGDFLRDFRGDTIHPSTLEVMNELGLYEGLLQRPHHPTPTISANFGDFKVTMADFRHLPVRGRFIAMMPQWDFLNFIADEAQHYSTFRLMLTAEVNNLIEEDGRIAGVIVDTPTGETKIFSDLVIGCDGRSSTVRAKAGLDIVNLGAPMDVLWFRIPRIPSDPDESMGSFGQGVIMVMINRGDYWQCGYVIAKDSLEQARMHGIDFFRSQIAKLAPFLADRADELADLDDLALLTVKVDRLKKWHRPGLLCIGDAAHAMSPIGGVGINLAIQDAVAAANLLIPPLRRGQVTAADLHRVQKRRELPTRVTQAAQVFIQKNVITAVLSGPAQLRPPRAVQLVARWPRLARIPARMVGMGVRPEHPDLTLIDAS
- a CDS encoding mycothiol-dependent nitroreductase Rv2466c family protein, producing the protein MTSEVDFHFDPMCPFAYQTSIWIRDVREQLGITINWRFFSLEEVNRVEGKKHPWERDWSYGWSLMRIGALLRRTDMSLLDKWYSAIGHELHGLGGKPHDPEVARRLLGEIGSDPGVLDAALADSTTHDEVRAEHQRVVDAGGFGVPTLFLDGQCLFGPVLVDPPTGAASLRLWDVVTGMAELPHVYELQRPKSAADAELIGRSLRPYLDGRDWVSINRGEVVDVDKLVGRA
- a CDS encoding serine/threonine-protein kinase, translated to MSRPQGGARVGTRFGPYELRSLLGVGGMGEVYQAYDTRKGRMVALKLLRSEFAADPSFQQRFRWESERAARLQEPHVIPVHDFGQIDGVLFIDMRLVNGGSLKDLLRARGALEPARAVSIINQVASALDAAHADGLVHRDVKPENVLLTAEDFAYLVDFGIARAGNDPSVTASGSLLGSCAYMAPERFDKVPIGPQADVYSLACVLYECLTGEPPFPGTEAPQLMTAHLMSPPPRPSIMRRGINTAFDDVIAIGMAKRPDARFASAGELASAASDALGVDSPAPVSRPSQTRPFSTRYENPDNTGFSPYPPAMPAPQSASRRPGYGRTTVIVGGVAATMLVLAAILGAILVIRSTFSRSTPAAEAPPQPTTATPSLSRPVDGADGLGFIGHSARCDPGNPPAMVVRTAQSLLVICQAGTGSYYYRGERIRDGANIELANAVRIDGGFDVTNPANGVRYEVRPQQLTILSGSHVDSAEPVLQYATAN
- a CDS encoding FAD-binding oxidoreductase, yielding MSDAATRFAEIVGSNNLLTGDAIPEDYGHDEELALPPQLPAYVAKPATAQEVADLLKSATEFAVPVTARGSGCGLSGAARPLPNGLLISFERMNKVVEVDTENQVAVVQPGVTLTELDAATIDHGLGYMVHPGELSSSVGGNVGTNAGGMRAVKYGIARHNVLGLEAVLPTGEIIRTGGKIAKVSTGYDLTQLIVGSEGTLALATEVIVKLHPRLEHQASVLAPFVDFDQVMEAVPKVLASGIAPYNVEYIDNMTMAALIATQNLELGIPDSIRDSCQAYLLVAVEDRTSDRLMEDVEAVGEMLAELGAADAYVLEGGAARKLIEAREKAFWAAKALGANDIIDTVVPRASMPKFLSTARSLAATAGGGAIGCGHAGDGNVHMAIVCPDDAKRKQLMTDIFALAMELGGAISGEHGIGRAKTPYYLKLEDPAKIALMRRIKESFDPAGILNPGVIFADG